In Streptomyces sp. NBC_00878, a single window of DNA contains:
- a CDS encoding type I polyketide synthase → MSEAERLVDYLKRVTAELHETRGRLHRLEEDARERLAIVGLACRLPGGADSPRELWRLLAEGRDAIGPVPERRGWDDSYPGGFLPDIASFDPAFFGISPREAAAMDPQQRLLLETAWEAFEHAGLDPRSPAARHTGVFTGLVAQDYGPRLDEAEGDVGGHVLTGTTASVASGRIAYTFDFDGPAVTVDTACSSSLVALHLAAQSLRRGDCSLALVGGVCVLSTPGTFLSFQRQGGLAADGRCKAFGAGADGTGWSEGAALILVERLSDARRNGHPVLAVVRGTAVNQDGASNGLSAPSGPAQERVLRAALADAGIGPADVDVVEAHGTGTRLGDPIEAEALHAVYGQDRERPLYLGSLKSNIGHTQAAAGVAGVIKTVLALREGLLPKTLHADEPTGEVDWSSGGIRLLTEPQPWPEADRPRRAGVSSFGISGTNAHVIVEQAPADTTVPGAPDAPGTPVFTAPPLLPFPLSARTPAALPAQARALHRHLSEATPPADLAWTLATARAHLPHRAVALAPDLAALTPLLDQLADGTAPAGTVHGSTPAGPARTVLVFPGQGSQWAGMAVDLLDSSPVFARRMAECEEALSAFVDWRLTDVLRAEDAAGLLTRVDVVQPVLWAVMVSLAELWAACGVRPDAVVGHSQGEIAAAVVAGALSLADGARVAALRSRTLTALSGRGGMVSVAEPGDAVRARLAEWPGRIDVAALNGPAATVVAGDDDALDALLAACERDGVRARRVAVDYASHSAHVTAVEDELRTLLAPVTPHRATTAFYSTVTPGRADTTHLDAGYWYRNLRHTVRFEEATHALLADGHTLFIEASPHPVLTHALQDTLDTAEAPAAVIGTLRRDTDGPRRFTEALAEAHVHGAPVDFTALFAGTGARRTELPTHAFQRTRHWLDRPAPAPAEDPATAELWRTVDRGDTEAVGRQLGVPHDDGLDGAVRALATWRTRTRERAATDALRYMVTWKPAPLTAGPLTGTWVLLAPEDCAAADWTAEVLTAHGALEVRRPTVPQDADAALFADATGVVSLLALDTRPHPDHPTVPIGTVTTLTAVQALRTLNTDAPLWTLTQGAVATADTEGAVPEQAQVWGLGRVAGLEWADGWGGLVDLPRDLDARTAAALAAVLAAPGDEQEWALRATGPLVRRLTRTPRPTGTAWSPRGTVLVTGGTGALGARVARRLASDGAQHLVLTSRRGPEAPGAADLAAELRALGAEVTIAACDAGDRDALAAVIAEHPPHAVVHTAGVTALTRLDDTTPDGLTEAAAGKTDGARHLDELTAHLDLDAFVLFSSGAAVWGGARQAAYAAANAHLDALAADRRARGLTATSVAWGSWAGGGMVDAVAQRLFDRVGLRSMDPDTALTALFDAVGADETTLTVTAMDWPTFAAGYSAARRRPLLDDIPETAQVPAPAPSQASADGPTLAEKLAPLTDRDRDRHLLDLVRTAAAAALGHPDLHAVTATGAFRDLGLDSVTAVDLRNRLATATGLTLPSTLAFDHPTPAAVATALRTHLLATTPPAPASETRAARPDPGDDDLVAVVGMACRFPGGVENPEDLWRLVAEGRDGIGAFPTDRGWPAALDVATSRGGFLPGLADFDAAFFGISPREALAMDPQQRLLLETSWEALERSGIDPLALRGSRTGVYVGAGNFDYASLALTTEEGKDYALTGSVGSVASGRISYVLGLEGPAVTFDTACSSSLVALHSAVRALGEGECDLALVGGAAVMATTTAFESFTRQGGLAADGRCKSFADAADGTGWGEGVGVLVVERLSAARRNGHRVLAVVRGSAINQDGASNGLTAPNGPAQQRVISRALANAGLAPDEVDAVEAHGTGTRLGDPIEAQAVLAAYGQDREHPLYLGSLKSNIGHTQAAAGVAGVIKTVLALREGVLPKTLHIDEPSSQVDWASGAVTLLTERQPWPETGRPRRAAVSAFGISGTNAHVILEQAPASDAEPEATRTLPAVPVLLSARSAPALRAQAARLRAALDARDAPALPDLGLTLAAHRAALDHRAALLTTDPAHLRAALDTLATATDTVTTATDGGLAVVFSGQGSQRVGMGRELYEAYGVFAAAFDEVCAAFEGLALREAVFDGTAEELAETGLAQPALFAVEVALYRLLESWGVRPDVVLGHSLGELVAAHVAGVWSLADACRVVTARGRLMQALPSGGVMWAVEAEESELSETPGVWLAAVNGPRALVLSGEEVAVKEVADGFAAQGRRVKQLKVSHAFHSGLMDPILDDFAQVLAGVSFAAPLIPVVSNVTGDVAGEELATPEYWVRHVRAAVRFADGVRAVRAQDIGTVLELGPDGSLLALVQETEPGLAAVPVLRRDRSEPEALLGALGEAYVQGVAVDWRAVFAGTGARRADLPTYAFQHRRYWPAHAEIPAGALAAAGVGAVDHPLLRTWITSPDGGAVIATGRISRATHPWIADHGVLGTALLPGTGFVDLVCWAGERLGCPELAELTLATPLALTAEAAADLRLTVAEPDEDGRRAVAVYSRAVADDDTLPWTRYAEGLLVPADDSAGEVFDRPESGVESVSLDGFYPGLIDAGFDYGPAFQGLRTVLRAPDGTLYAEAELPEDERPAANRFALHPALLDAVLHALGVDLPPGGAPRLPFAWTGVRIHAAGADAVHARITRAADGTVALTAVDAAGAPVVTVRGLVLRETSPERLPAPTGADEDVLYRVGWAALAVPEGVPQKTADVVVAECPDGDLGTVTGRVLELLQEWLADERATDAPLLFVTRRAATVPAAGLLTESAPAAPDAAHAAAAGLVRAAQAEHPGRIVLVDADAGELPVDALLAVGEPDLAVRQGSLYGRRLERVVRVEALETPAGRWRLDCVPRGSFGDLALVPDPQTGHELAPGEVRIAVRAAGVNFRDTLIALDLYPGAADLGIEGAGVVLETGPGVTRFAPGDRVTGMLDGAFAPQAVTEERLLTPVPAGWSLAQAAAAPVVHLTAYYGLVDLGRLRSGQRVLVHAGAGGVGTAAVQLARHLGAEVFATASRGKWDALRAAGLDDAHIADSRTLDFHDTFLTATDGAGMDVVLNCLTGEFTDASLRLLPHGGQFVEIGKTDLRDPGQVATEHPGVVYRAFDLGDAGPDRIREILDHLHPLFTAGELTPPPVIAWDVRQAPEAFRAVAQARLVGKAVLTLPAAPDPAPDPAPDPALDTVLVTGGTGTLGAHVARHLVQRHGVRRLVLTSRSGTAAGGAAELLAELTAAGAEVRVAACDTGDRDAVAALLDGIDGLTGVVHCAGVTDDGVLTALTPERIDGVLHAKAYGARHLHELTADLDLAFFALFSSASATFGAAGQANYCAANAALDALAAERAGEGRPATAIAWGLWEEASGMTAALGERDRERLRRTGTRPLTTAQGLALFDAALAGPEPAVTAAPLDLPALRARHREQPAPALLTALLGQPPRRAASRRTADTGDLRTTLAALPAEEQSARLLALVVDRTAQVLGHAHAGDIDPEQAFKDQGFDSLTAVELRNRLTAATGLTVPATLVFDHPSPMALAEHLLRLLLPAGTDPAERLRRDLDRLETAAEALTPDDPAHTETAQRLRRILTRLTATTADRDGDGHGTALNEAGADELLAFIDNEFGDLT, encoded by the coding sequence ATGTCGGAAGCCGAGAGGTTGGTCGACTACCTCAAGCGTGTCACCGCGGAGCTGCACGAGACGCGGGGACGGCTGCACCGGCTGGAGGAAGACGCCCGCGAGCGCCTCGCGATCGTCGGCCTCGCGTGTCGGCTGCCCGGCGGCGCCGACTCGCCGCGTGAGCTGTGGCGACTGCTCGCCGAGGGCCGCGACGCCATCGGACCGGTCCCGGAGCGGCGCGGATGGGACGACTCCTACCCCGGCGGCTTCCTCCCGGACATCGCCTCCTTCGACCCCGCCTTCTTCGGCATCTCGCCGCGCGAAGCCGCCGCCATGGACCCGCAGCAGCGGCTCCTGCTGGAGACCGCCTGGGAGGCCTTCGAGCACGCCGGACTCGACCCCCGCTCCCCGGCCGCCCGGCACACCGGAGTCTTCACCGGGCTCGTCGCCCAGGACTACGGCCCCCGCCTCGACGAGGCCGAGGGCGACGTCGGCGGACACGTCCTGACCGGCACCACCGCCAGCGTCGCCTCCGGCCGCATCGCCTACACCTTTGACTTCGACGGACCGGCCGTTACGGTCGACACCGCCTGCTCCTCCTCCCTGGTCGCCCTGCACCTGGCCGCCCAGTCCCTGCGCCGGGGCGACTGCTCCCTCGCCCTCGTCGGCGGCGTCTGCGTGCTGTCCACCCCCGGGACCTTCCTCAGCTTCCAGCGCCAGGGCGGCCTCGCCGCCGACGGGCGCTGCAAGGCCTTCGGCGCCGGAGCGGACGGCACCGGCTGGTCCGAGGGCGCGGCCCTGATACTCGTCGAGCGGCTCTCCGATGCCCGCCGCAACGGGCACCCGGTGCTGGCCGTCGTACGTGGCACGGCCGTCAACCAGGACGGCGCCTCCAACGGGCTGAGCGCCCCCAGCGGCCCCGCCCAGGAACGCGTCCTGCGCGCCGCCCTCGCCGACGCCGGGATCGGCCCGGCGGACGTCGACGTGGTCGAGGCGCACGGCACCGGCACCCGGCTCGGCGACCCCATCGAGGCCGAGGCGCTGCACGCCGTCTACGGGCAGGACCGTGAACGCCCGCTGTACCTCGGCTCGTTGAAGTCGAACATCGGGCACACCCAGGCCGCCGCCGGAGTCGCCGGGGTCATCAAGACCGTCCTCGCCCTGCGCGAGGGCCTCCTGCCGAAGACCCTGCACGCCGACGAGCCCACCGGCGAGGTCGACTGGTCCTCAGGCGGCATCCGGCTGCTCACCGAGCCACAGCCCTGGCCGGAGGCGGACCGGCCGCGCCGCGCGGGTGTGTCGTCGTTCGGCATCAGCGGTACGAACGCCCACGTCATCGTCGAACAGGCCCCGGCCGATACGACGGTCCCCGGCGCCCCGGACGCCCCCGGGACGCCCGTCTTCACCGCCCCGCCCCTGCTGCCGTTCCCGCTGAGCGCCCGCACTCCGGCCGCGCTCCCCGCCCAGGCCCGCGCCCTCCACCGGCACCTCTCCGAGGCAACCCCGCCCGCCGACCTCGCCTGGACCCTCGCCACCGCCCGCGCCCACCTCCCGCACCGCGCGGTCGCCCTCGCCCCCGACCTGGCGGCCCTGACCCCGCTGCTCGACCAGCTCGCCGACGGCACCGCGCCCGCCGGAACGGTCCACGGCAGCACCCCGGCCGGACCTGCCCGCACCGTGCTCGTCTTCCCCGGCCAGGGCTCGCAGTGGGCCGGGATGGCCGTCGACCTCCTCGACTCCTCCCCGGTCTTCGCCCGCCGCATGGCCGAGTGCGAGGAGGCCCTGTCGGCCTTCGTCGACTGGCGGCTCACCGACGTCCTGCGCGCCGAGGACGCCGCCGGCCTGCTCACCCGCGTCGACGTCGTCCAGCCCGTCCTGTGGGCGGTGATGGTCTCCCTCGCCGAACTGTGGGCCGCCTGCGGAGTCCGCCCCGACGCCGTCGTCGGGCACTCCCAGGGAGAGATCGCGGCGGCCGTCGTCGCCGGGGCACTGTCCTTGGCGGACGGCGCCCGCGTCGCCGCCCTGCGGTCACGGACCCTGACCGCGCTGTCCGGGCGCGGCGGCATGGTCTCCGTCGCCGAACCGGGCGACGCCGTACGCGCCCGCCTCGCCGAATGGCCAGGCCGGATCGACGTCGCCGCCCTCAACGGCCCCGCCGCCACGGTCGTCGCCGGGGACGACGACGCCCTCGACGCACTTCTCGCCGCCTGCGAACGCGACGGAGTCCGCGCCCGCCGAGTCGCCGTCGACTACGCCTCCCACTCCGCCCACGTCACCGCCGTAGAGGACGAACTGCGCACCCTCCTCGCCCCGGTCACCCCGCACCGGGCCACGACCGCCTTCTACTCCACCGTCACGCCGGGCCGCGCCGACACCACCCACCTCGACGCCGGCTACTGGTACCGCAACCTGCGCCACACCGTCCGCTTCGAAGAGGCCACCCACGCCCTCCTCGCCGACGGCCACACCCTCTTCATCGAGGCCAGCCCCCACCCGGTGCTCACCCACGCCCTCCAGGACACCCTGGACACCGCCGAGGCACCCGCCGCCGTGATCGGCACCCTGCGCCGGGACACCGACGGCCCCCGCCGGTTCACCGAGGCGCTCGCCGAAGCCCACGTACACGGCGCCCCCGTCGACTTCACCGCCCTCTTCGCCGGGACCGGCGCCCGCCGCACCGAACTGCCCACCCACGCCTTCCAGCGAACCCGCCACTGGCTGGACCGCCCCGCCCCGGCCCCCGCCGAGGACCCCGCCACCGCCGAACTCTGGCGGACCGTGGACCGCGGCGACACCGAAGCCGTCGGCCGGCAGCTCGGCGTCCCGCACGACGACGGCCTCGACGGAGCCGTCCGCGCCCTCGCGACCTGGCGCACCCGTACCCGCGAGCGCGCCGCCACCGACGCCCTGCGGTACATGGTCACTTGGAAGCCCGCCCCGCTCACCGCCGGTCCGCTCACCGGCACCTGGGTCCTCCTCGCACCCGAGGACTGCGCCGCCGCCGACTGGACCGCCGAGGTCCTCACCGCACACGGCGCCCTCGAAGTACGCCGCCCGACGGTGCCCCAGGACGCCGACGCCGCTCTCTTCGCGGACGCGACCGGCGTCGTCTCCCTCCTCGCCCTCGACACCCGCCCTCACCCCGATCACCCCACGGTCCCCATCGGCACCGTCACCACCCTCACCGCCGTCCAGGCTCTGCGTACCCTGAACACGGACGCCCCCCTGTGGACCCTCACCCAGGGCGCCGTCGCCACCGCCGACACCGAGGGCGCCGTACCCGAACAGGCCCAGGTGTGGGGCCTTGGCCGGGTCGCCGGGCTGGAGTGGGCCGACGGGTGGGGCGGGCTCGTCGACCTGCCCCGCGACCTGGACGCCCGTACCGCCGCCGCCCTGGCCGCCGTCCTCGCCGCCCCCGGCGACGAACAGGAGTGGGCCCTGCGCGCCACCGGCCCGCTGGTCCGGCGGCTGACCCGCACCCCTCGCCCCACCGGCACCGCCTGGTCCCCCCGGGGCACCGTCCTGGTCACCGGCGGCACCGGAGCCCTCGGCGCCCGCGTCGCCCGCAGACTCGCGAGCGACGGTGCCCAGCACCTCGTCCTCACCAGCCGACGCGGCCCCGAAGCGCCCGGAGCGGCTGACCTCGCCGCCGAACTGCGGGCCCTGGGCGCCGAGGTGACGATCGCCGCCTGCGACGCGGGCGACCGGGACGCCCTCGCCGCCGTCATCGCCGAGCACCCGCCCCACGCGGTCGTGCACACCGCCGGTGTCACCGCCCTGACCCGGCTCGACGACACCACACCCGACGGCCTGACCGAGGCCGCCGCGGGCAAGACCGACGGCGCCCGCCACCTCGACGAGCTGACCGCGCACCTGGACCTGGATGCCTTCGTCCTGTTCTCCTCCGGCGCCGCCGTCTGGGGCGGCGCCCGCCAGGCCGCCTACGCGGCCGCCAACGCCCACCTCGACGCCCTCGCCGCCGACCGCCGCGCGCGGGGTCTCACCGCCACGTCCGTCGCCTGGGGCAGCTGGGCGGGCGGCGGCATGGTCGACGCCGTCGCCCAGCGCCTCTTCGACCGGGTCGGCCTGCGGAGCATGGACCCGGACACCGCCCTCACCGCCCTCTTCGACGCGGTCGGCGCCGACGAGACCACCCTCACCGTCACCGCCATGGACTGGCCGACGTTCGCCGCCGGTTACTCGGCGGCCCGCCGACGCCCCCTCCTCGACGACATCCCCGAAACCGCCCAGGTCCCGGCCCCGGCACCGTCCCAGGCCTCGGCCGACGGCCCTACGCTCGCCGAGAAGCTGGCACCCCTCACCGACCGCGACCGTGACCGGCACCTCCTCGACCTCGTGCGCACCGCCGCTGCCGCCGCCCTCGGCCACCCCGACCTCCACGCGGTCACTGCCACCGGCGCCTTCCGCGACCTCGGCCTCGACTCCGTCACCGCCGTCGACCTGCGCAACCGGCTCGCCACCGCCACCGGCCTGACCCTGCCCAGCACCCTCGCCTTCGACCACCCCACCCCGGCCGCCGTCGCCACCGCCCTCCGCACCCACCTGCTCGCCACCACTCCGCCCGCCCCGGCCTCCGAGACCCGTGCCGCCCGTCCGGACCCGGGCGACGACGACCTCGTCGCCGTCGTCGGCATGGCCTGCCGCTTCCCCGGCGGCGTCGAAAACCCCGAGGACCTGTGGCGGCTGGTCGCCGAAGGCCGCGACGGAATCGGCGCCTTCCCCACCGACCGGGGCTGGCCCGCCGCTCTCGACGTCGCCACATCGAGGGGAGGCTTCCTGCCCGGCCTCGCCGACTTCGACGCAGCGTTCTTCGGCATCTCCCCGCGAGAGGCCCTCGCCATGGACCCCCAGCAGCGGCTGCTCCTGGAGACCTCCTGGGAGGCCCTCGAACGCAGCGGCATCGACCCGCTCGCCCTGCGCGGCTCCCGCACCGGCGTCTACGTCGGCGCGGGCAACTTCGACTACGCCTCCCTCGCCCTCACCACCGAGGAGGGCAAGGACTACGCCCTGACCGGCTCGGTCGGCAGCGTCGCCTCCGGCCGGATCTCCTACGTCCTCGGCCTGGAGGGACCGGCGGTCACCTTCGACACCGCCTGCTCCTCCTCCCTGGTCGCCCTGCACAGCGCGGTCCGCGCGCTGGGCGAGGGCGAATGCGATCTGGCCCTCGTGGGCGGCGCCGCCGTCATGGCCACCACGACCGCCTTCGAGTCCTTCACCCGCCAGGGCGGCCTCGCCGCCGACGGCCGCTGCAAGTCCTTCGCCGACGCCGCCGACGGCACCGGCTGGGGCGAGGGCGTCGGCGTCCTCGTCGTCGAGCGGCTGTCGGCGGCCCGGCGTAACGGACACCGTGTGCTGGCCGTCGTACGAGGCTCCGCGATCAACCAGGACGGCGCCTCCAACGGCCTCACCGCGCCCAACGGCCCCGCCCAGCAGCGCGTCATCAGCCGGGCCCTCGCCAACGCGGGCCTCGCCCCCGACGAGGTCGACGCGGTCGAAGCCCACGGGACGGGCACCCGGCTCGGCGACCCGATCGAGGCCCAGGCGGTCCTGGCCGCCTACGGGCAGGACCGTGAACACCCGCTGTATCTCGGCTCGTTGAAGTCGAACATCGGGCACACCCAGGCCGCCGCCGGGGTCGCCGGGGTCATCAAGACCGTCCTCGCCCTGCGCGAGGGTGTCCTGCCGAAGACCCTGCACATCGACGAGCCGAGCAGCCAGGTCGACTGGGCCTCCGGCGCCGTCACGCTCCTGACCGAGCGGCAGCCCTGGCCCGAGACCGGCCGACCGCGCCGTGCGGCCGTCTCGGCGTTCGGCATCAGCGGCACCAACGCCCACGTCATCCTGGAGCAGGCCCCCGCATCCGACGCGGAGCCCGAGGCCACCCGCACGCTCCCCGCCGTACCGGTCCTGCTGTCGGCCCGCAGCGCCCCCGCCCTGCGGGCGCAGGCCGCCCGGCTGCGCGCCGCCCTCGACGCCCGCGACGCGCCCGCCCTGCCCGACCTCGGCCTGACCCTCGCCGCCCACCGCGCCGCCCTCGACCACCGCGCCGCCCTCCTCACCACCGACCCCGCGCACTTGCGCGCCGCCCTCGACACCCTGGCCACTGCCACGGACACCGTGACCACCGCCACGGACGGGGGACTCGCGGTGGTGTTCTCGGGTCAGGGGTCGCAACGGGTGGGGATGGGGCGGGAGTTGTACGAGGCGTACGGGGTGTTCGCCGCCGCGTTCGATGAAGTGTGCGCCGCTTTTGAGGGGTTGGCGCTGAGGGAGGCGGTGTTCGACGGCACGGCTGAGGAGTTGGCGGAGACCGGTCTCGCCCAGCCCGCGTTGTTCGCGGTCGAGGTCGCGCTGTACCGGCTGCTGGAGTCCTGGGGAGTGCGTCCCGACGTCGTACTCGGGCATTCCCTGGGCGAGTTGGTGGCCGCTCATGTCGCCGGCGTCTGGTCCCTGGCGGATGCCTGCCGGGTTGTGACGGCGCGCGGTCGGCTGATGCAGGCCCTGCCGTCCGGTGGAGTGATGTGGGCCGTGGAGGCGGAGGAGTCCGAGTTGTCGGAGACCCCCGGTGTCTGGCTCGCGGCTGTCAACGGGCCCCGTGCGCTGGTGCTTTCCGGTGAGGAGGTCGCCGTCAAGGAGGTCGCGGACGGGTTCGCGGCTCAGGGCCGCCGGGTGAAGCAGCTCAAGGTGAGCCACGCGTTCCACTCGGGACTGATGGACCCGATACTGGACGACTTCGCCCAAGTGCTCGCCGGGGTGTCCTTCGCGGCGCCGTTGATCCCGGTCGTCTCGAACGTCACGGGTGACGTGGCGGGGGAGGAGCTGGCCACCCCCGAGTACTGGGTACGGCACGTCCGCGCCGCGGTCCGGTTCGCCGACGGGGTCCGGGCCGTCCGGGCACAGGACATCGGGACCGTCCTCGAACTGGGGCCCGACGGCTCGCTGTTGGCGCTCGTGCAGGAGACCGAGCCGGGGCTGGCGGCGGTGCCCGTGCTGCGCCGGGACCGCAGCGAGCCGGAGGCGCTGCTGGGCGCGCTGGGGGAGGCGTACGTCCAGGGCGTGGCCGTGGACTGGCGCGCGGTGTTCGCCGGTACGGGCGCCCGCCGGGCCGATCTGCCCACGTATGCCTTTCAGCACCGCCGCTACTGGCCCGCCCACGCCGAAATACCGGCCGGGGCGCTGGCGGCGGCCGGGGTCGGTGCCGTCGACCACCCGCTGCTGCGCACCTGGATCACCTCGCCCGACGGTGGCGCGGTGATCGCCACCGGGCGGATCTCGCGGGCCACGCACCCCTGGATCGCCGACCACGGAGTGCTGGGCACCGCCCTGCTGCCCGGCACCGGCTTCGTCGACCTCGTCTGCTGGGCCGGTGAGCGGCTGGGCTGCCCGGAGCTGGCCGAGCTGACCCTCGCCACCCCGCTTGCCCTCACCGCCGAGGCGGCGGCCGACCTCCGGCTCACCGTGGCCGAGCCGGACGAGGACGGGCGGCGCGCGGTCGCCGTGTACTCCCGCGCGGTCGCCGACGACGACACCCTGCCCTGGACCCGGTACGCGGAGGGCTTACTCGTCCCGGCCGACGACAGCGCCGGAGAGGTTTTTGACCGGCCGGAGAGCGGCGTCGAGTCCGTGTCGCTCGACGGTTTCTACCCCGGTCTGATCGACGCCGGGTTCGACTACGGGCCCGCCTTCCAGGGGCTGCGAACGGTGCTGCGGGCCCCGGACGGCACCCTGTACGCCGAGGCGGAGCTGCCGGAGGACGAGCGGCCCGCCGCGAACCGGTTCGCCCTGCACCCGGCGCTGCTGGACGCCGTCCTGCACGCCCTCGGCGTCGACCTGCCACCGGGTGGCGCACCCCGGCTGCCGTTCGCCTGGACCGGGGTACGTATCCACGCGGCCGGAGCCGACGCCGTGCACGCCCGGATCACCCGGGCCGCCGACGGGACGGTCGCGCTGACCGCCGTGGACGCGGCGGGCGCGCCGGTGGTCACCGTGCGCGGTCTCGTCCTGCGCGAGACGAGCCCCGAGCGGCTGCCCGCGCCGACCGGCGCCGACGAGGACGTGTTGTACCGGGTGGGCTGGGCCGCGCTGGCCGTACCCGAGGGAGTGCCCCAGAAGACGGCCGATGTCGTGGTCGCCGAGTGCCCCGACGGCGATCTCGGCACTGTCACCGGGCGCGTCCTGGAACTGCTCCAGGAGTGGCTTGCCGACGAGCGAGCCACCGACGCACCGCTGCTGTTCGTGACCCGGCGGGCCGCCACCGTCCCGGCCGCCGGGCTGCTGACCGAGTCCGCCCCCGCCGCGCCGGACGCCGCGCACGCCGCTGCCGCCGGGCTGGTGCGCGCGGCGCAGGCCGAGCACCCGGGCCGGATCGTGCTCGTGGACGCGGATGCCGGGGAGCTGCCGGTCGACGCGCTGCTGGCGGTCGGTGAACCCGATCTGGCGGTTCGTCAGGGCAGCCTGTACGGACGCCGGTTGGAGCGGGTCGTCCGCGTGGAGGCGCTGGAGACCCCGGCCGGGCGGTGGCGGCTGGACTGTGTCCCGCGTGGCTCGTTCGGTGACCTCGCGCTCGTCCCCGACCCGCAGACCGGGCATGAACTGGCCCCGGGCGAGGTGCGGATCGCTGTACGGGCCGCCGGCGTCAACTTCCGGGACACTCTCATCGCCCTCGACCTGTACCCGGGCGCGGCCGACCTCGGCATAGAGGGCGCCGGAGTGGTTCTGGAGACCGGCCCCGGCGTCACCCGCTTCGCACCCGGCGACCGGGTGACCGGCATGCTCGACGGCGCCTTCGCCCCCCAAGCGGTCACCGAAGAGCGGCTCTTGACCCCGGTGCCGGCCGGCTGGAGTCTCGCCCAGGCCGCCGCCGCGCCGGTCGTCCACCTCACCGCGTACTACGGGCTGGTCGATCTGGGCCGACTGCGGTCCGGGCAGCGGGTGTTGGTCCACGCCGGGGCGGGCGGGGTCGGTACGGCCGCCGTCCAGCTGGCCCGGCATCTGGGTGCGGAGGTATTCGCGACCGCTTCACGCGGCAAGTGGGACGCGCTGCGCGCCGCCGGACTCGACGACGCCCACATCGCCGACTCCCGCACCCTCGACTTCCACGACACCTTCCTCACCGCCACCGACGGCGCCGGCATGGACGTCGTACTCAACTGCCTGACAGGCGAGTTCACCGACGCCTCCCTCCGACTCCTCCCACACGGCGGACAGTTCGTGGAGATCGGCAAGACCGATCTGCGCGACCCCGGCCAAGTGGCCACCGAGCACCCGGGCGTCGTCTACCGGGCCTTCGACCTGGGGGACGCGGGCCCCGACCGCATCCGCGAGATCCTTGACCACCTGCACCCTCTGTTCACGGCTGGCGAACTCACCCCGCCCCCGGTCATCGCCTGGGACGTCCGGCAGGCTCCGGAGGCCTTCCGAGCCGTCGCGCAAGCCCGCCTGGTCGGCAAGGCCGTCCTCACCCTGCCAGCCGCCCCGGACCCCGCCCCGGACCCCGCCCCCGACCCCGCCCTGGACACCGTCCTGGTCACCGGCGGCACCGGCACCCTCGGCGCTCACGTCGCCCGCCACCTCGTCCAACGGCACGGAGTACGGCGGCTCGTGCTGACCTCGCGCTCCGGAACCGCCGCCGGGGGCGCCGCGGAGCTGCTGGCCGAGCTGACCGCCGCCGGTGCCGAGGTCCGCGTCGCCGCCTGCGACACCGGGGACCGGGACGCCGTGGCCGCCCTGCTGGACGGGATCGACGGGCTCACCGGCGTCGTCCACTGCGCGGGCGTCACCGACGACGGGGTCCTCACCGCCCTCACGCCCGAGCGGATCGACGGCGTCCTGCATGCCAAGGCGTACGGCGCCCGCCATCTGCACGAGCTGACGGCAGACCTCGACCTGGCGTTCTTCGCCCTGTTCTCCTCCGCGTCCGCCACTTTCGGCGCCGCCGGACAGGCCAACTACTGCGCCGCCAACGCCGCTCTGGACGCGCTCGCCGCCGAACGCGCCGGTGAGGGCAGGCCCGCCACGGCCATCGCCTGGGGCCTGTGGGAGGAGGCCAGCGGGATGACGGCCGCCCTCGGCGAGCGGGACCGCGAACGGCTGCGTCGCACCGGCACCCGGCCGCTGACCACCGCCCAAGGGCTCGCACTGTTCGACGCCGCGCTCGCCGGGCCCGAACCGGCGGTCACCGCCGCCCCGTTGGACCTGCCAGCGCTGCGCGCCCGTCACCGCGAGCAGCCCGCCCCCGCACTGCTCACCGCGCTCCTCGGGCAGCCCCCACGCCGGGCCGCGTCCCGCCGTACCGCCGACACCGGCGATCTGCGCACGACCCTCGCCGCGCTGCCCGCCGAAGAACAGTCGGCGCGGCTGCTCGCGCTCGTCGTCGACCGCACCGCCCAGGTCCTCGGGCACGCCCACGCCGGTGACATCGACCCCGAACAGGCCTTCAAGGACCAGGGCTTCGACTCCCTGACCGCCGTCGAGCTGCGCAACCGGCTCACGGCGGCCACCGGACTCACCGTCCCCGCCACCCTGGTCTTCGACCACCCCTCACCGATGGCACTCGCCGAGCATCTGCTGCGGCTGCTGCTGCCCGCCGGGACCGACCCGGCCGAGCGACTGCGCCGCGACCTCGACCGGCTGGAGACGGCCGCCGAGGCGCTCACCCCCGACGACCCGGCCCACACCGAGACCGCCCAGCGACTGCGCCGCATCCTCACCCGGCTCACCGCGACCACCGCCGACAGGGACGGGGACGGGCACGGGACGGCTCTGAACGAGGCCGGCGCCGACGAACTCCTCGCCTTCATCGACAACGAGTTCGGCGACCTCACCTGA